From the genome of Vibrio orientalis CIP 102891 = ATCC 33934:
CTGACTTGTTAAAAATTTAATGAGAGTTAGATCACTGAGTCTTGGTTAGTACGCCCTCTACGCCCTGTGTCCTCCTCCCAATACGCCGTCTAGGTAGGAGGATGTTTCGAAGATTATATCCATGCACGATATGTCACAGATGGATTAGAACTAATAAGTGAGATTTCTCTGATGAAACCTACGCAACAGAAAAAATTTGATAAAGCTGCATTCCAAGAAAGTGTAAAGCAACACTTATCGACTACTTACGCGAAGACCGAAGCAACCGCAACGCCGCGTGATTGGTACTTAGCGATGGGCCGTGCACTGGCTGAGCTAACAACATTAGATCTTCTTAAGACTGAACAAGATCCTAAGATTCAGAACGCGAAAAGCGTTAACTACTTATCTCTAGAATTCCTCATCGGTCGCCTAACCGGTAACAACCTAATCAGCATGGGTTTGTACGAGCAAATCACACAGGCGATGGAAGAAATGGGCCGCAACTTAACTGACCTATTAGAAGAAGAGCGTGATCCTTCACTAGGCAACGGTGGTTTAGGTCGTCTAGCGGCGTGTTTTATGGACTCGTGTGCCGCGCAAGAATTCCCAACTGTGGGCTACGGTCTGCACTACGAATACGGTCTATTTAAGCAATCTTTTGAACAAGGTCGCCAGAAAGAAGCACCGGACGCATGGCGCGGTGTAGAAGGCTACCCATGGGAAGTCGCTCGCCCTGAATTGGCTCAAGAAATTGGCTTCTACGGCCATGTTGACGTTGAATATGTCAACGGTAAAGAAGTACGCAAATGGGTACCGGGCATGACAGTGAAAGCGATGCCTTGGGATCTGCCAATCGTGGGTTACGAATCAGACACGGTTTACCCACTGCGCCTTTGGGAATGTCAGGCCATTGCCCCATTCTCACTCGCTAGCTTTAACAACGGTGACTACTTTGAAGCTCAGCACTCACTAATCGATGCTGGCAACATTACTAAAGTACTTTACCCGAATGATAACCACGAGAAGGGCAAGACTCTGCGTCTAATGCAGCAGTACTTCCACTCAGCAGCATCGGTACGCGACATTCTACGTCGTCATGAAGCGGCAGGTTACTCACTGGCGGAGCTACCTAAGCAAGAAACCATTCAGCTTAACGACACTCACCCAACGATTGCGATTCCTGAGCTGATGCGTATCCTGATTGATGAGAAAGGCCTATCTTGGGATAAAGCGTGGGAAATCAGTGCAAATACATTTGCCTACACCAACCACACGCTATTGCCAGAAGCACTAGAGACTTGGCCAGAGTCGCTAATTCAGCGTCTACTGCCTCGCCATATGGAAATCATCTTTGAAATCAACCACCGCTTCCTACAAGAAGTTCGTAAGATGTGGCCGGGCGATGGTGAGAAGCAAGCGAAGCTATCTATCATTCAAGAAGGCTTCAACCGCATGGTTCGCATGGCTAACCTATGTGTGATTGGTTCTTACAAGGTGAATGGTGTTGCAGCGCTGCACTCTCAACTGGTTAAGAAAGATCTTTTCCCTGAATTCAATGAAATCTTCCCAGGTAAACTGACTAACGTGACGAATGGTATTACGCCACGTCGTTGGCTGAAGTTCTGTAACCCGGGTCTATCAAACCTAATCTCAGACAAAATCGGTACAGAATGGCCAGCAAAACTAGAGCAGCTAGAAGGCATAGCTCAGTTTGCAACAGACGCGAAATTCCAAAAAGAATTCATGGTGGTTAAGAAGCAGAACAAACAGCGCCTTGCTGATTGGGTTCAAGAGAATATGGGCATCGAGCTAGATACTAACGCGATCTTTGACGTTCAAATCAAACGTCTGCACGAGTACAAGCGTCAGCACCTAGACTTGCTACATATTCTGTCTCTGTACCACCGCATCATCAATGAACCTGAATTTGAATGTACGCCTCGCGTATGTTTCTTTGCTGCGAAAGCGGCACCGGGTTACCACCTAGCGAAAGAGATCATCTTCGCGGTGAACAAGGTTGCAGAGAAGATCAATAACGACCCGCGTATCGGCAACAAGCTGAAAGTGGTATTCATTCCAGACTACCGCGTAAGCATGGCGGAAATCATTATTCCAGCGGCAGACGTTTCTCAGCAAATCTCGCTAGCGGGTAAAGAAGCGTCGGGTACCGGTAACATGAAGATGGCGCTAAACGGCGCGCTAACTATCGGTACGATGGACGGAGCGAACGTTGAGATCCGTGAAGAAGTGGGTGATGAGAACATCTACATCTTTGGTCTAGATGTTGATGGTGTACAAGCGCTTAAAGCACAAGGTTACAACCCG
Proteins encoded in this window:
- a CDS encoding glycogen/starch/alpha-glucan phosphorylase produces the protein MKPTQQKKFDKAAFQESVKQHLSTTYAKTEATATPRDWYLAMGRALAELTTLDLLKTEQDPKIQNAKSVNYLSLEFLIGRLTGNNLISMGLYEQITQAMEEMGRNLTDLLEEERDPSLGNGGLGRLAACFMDSCAAQEFPTVGYGLHYEYGLFKQSFEQGRQKEAPDAWRGVEGYPWEVARPELAQEIGFYGHVDVEYVNGKEVRKWVPGMTVKAMPWDLPIVGYESDTVYPLRLWECQAIAPFSLASFNNGDYFEAQHSLIDAGNITKVLYPNDNHEKGKTLRLMQQYFHSAASVRDILRRHEAAGYSLAELPKQETIQLNDTHPTIAIPELMRILIDEKGLSWDKAWEISANTFAYTNHTLLPEALETWPESLIQRLLPRHMEIIFEINHRFLQEVRKMWPGDGEKQAKLSIIQEGFNRMVRMANLCVIGSYKVNGVAALHSQLVKKDLFPEFNEIFPGKLTNVTNGITPRRWLKFCNPGLSNLISDKIGTEWPAKLEQLEGIAQFATDAKFQKEFMVVKKQNKQRLADWVQENMGIELDTNAIFDVQIKRLHEYKRQHLDLLHILSLYHRIINEPEFECTPRVCFFAAKAAPGYHLAKEIIFAVNKVAEKINNDPRIGNKLKVVFIPDYRVSMAEIIIPAADVSQQISLAGKEASGTGNMKMALNGALTIGTMDGANVEIREEVGDENIYIFGLDVDGVQALKAQGYNPYDYYHSDPLLKASLDLLLGDEFTPGQPGLLRATFDSLLDGGDPYLCLADFASYVQAHEDMGKQYQDQAGWAKKAILNTALVGKFTSDRSIRDYVNNIWKLETIKR